Part of the Pyrobaculum calidifontis JCM 11548 genome, CCATACAGGGCGAGGGCGGGGTGAACCCGGCCACCCCGGAGTTCCTCAAGGCCCTCCGGGAGGAGGCTACCCGCAAGGGGGCCCTCTTGATCATTGACGAGGTTCAGACGGGGTTTGGGAGGACGGGCGCTGTGTGGGCTTTCCAGCGCTACGGCGTAGAGCCTGACATATTCACTGCGGGGAAGCCCGTGGCGGGGGGCCTGCCCATAGGGCTGGCGGTGGCGAGGGAGGAGTTCGGCGACGTGTTTGAGCCGGGGGAGCACGGCTCCACCTTCGCCGGCAACGCGGTGGTGATGGCCGCGGCGGCCGCCGCCTCTAGGCTACTCCGCGAGGAGGACGTCCCAGCCAAGGCCGAGGCCATGGGGGCCGAGTTGGCCAAGGCTCTCCAGTCCATAAACAGCCGCCTGGCGGTGAGAGTCAAGGGGGCGGGCCTCATGTTGGGCCTAGAGCTCAGAGTGAAGGCGGACCAGTTCATCCGCCCGCTCTTGGAGAGGGGGGTCCTGGCCCTGACCGCCGGGGTGAACACCCTCCGCTTCTTGCCCCCCTACATGATCACCAGAGAGGATGTGGAGGTGGTGGCCGCCGCGGTGGAGCAGGTGCTGAGGGCGGCAGAGGCGGCGGGGGGAAGCCCGCTTGCGACCGCCACGTGACGGCGTGGCGCGCCTATTTGTGTATCTCGACTTTGTCGATGTAGACTGCGCACATGTCTCCTGCGGCGTTTACCGCCACTCTGCCCAAGTCTATTGCCTTTGTCTCCGTCTTTGATACCACCCGATAGTCTACTACGACGTCGGCGAAGGGTAGCGTCACGACTTTGTTGTCTGGCCCTTTGCACATGGCGTTTAGCGCGGCTAGTAGCTGTGAGTACCGTGTCTCAATGGTGACGTTGTAGATGTGGCTGTCGCGGATGACTTGGAAAGACGCCTTTACCAGGGTGTCGTTTGTCGGCGGCGGGGCGCCGCGGTATCGCAGAAAGACTAGCTCGAAGCCTCCCGCCGTTATGTTTTCAACTCTTATGCGCACGACTTTGCCCATCCTCCAGTAGGCCCCATCGTCGTACTTGTACAATTCTCCATTTAGATAGTAGTATCTCTCCTCAAATGTTTTGTAGGGCGAGTACAGCCTGAGCTCAATAATCCACCCGGCCGACTCTTTGACTGCGCTGTTAACCGCGTTGTTGACTGCGACGACGATCAGCACTACTGCTACCGCCGTAGCAACCGCGACAACGGGTACCTCCCTCACATATGGTCCATTGCCCCACTTTTTATATGTGTGCCGAGGCGTGGGTTGTTTTAACGTCGCCGTCTGCTCAGCGGAGTAGTGGTGAGACGCGGCGTAGGAAGAGGGTTATCACTGCGAAGTCTGCTATTATCATTATGTGCATGATTGTGCAG contains:
- a CDS encoding aspartate aminotransferase family protein; translation: MARIARYYREYGIRLVRGYLQYVWDDSGRRYVDCNTNHGVAFLGHANPKIVEAVKRQVEELWVAPLNFYTPARERFIEEFSRLLPAGFGVVFLQNTGTEAVEVAVKIAKKVTRRPTIVAFTNSFHGRTMGSLSITWNEKYRKAFEPLYPHVRFGKFNVPHEVDKVVGEDTCCVVVEPIQGEGGVNPATPEFLKALREEATRKGALLIIDEVQTGFGRTGAVWAFQRYGVEPDIFTAGKPVAGGLPIGLAVAREEFGDVFEPGEHGSTFAGNAVVMAAAAAASRLLREEDVPAKAEAMGAELAKALQSINSRLAVRVKGAGLMLGLELRVKADQFIRPLLERGVLALTAGVNTLRFLPPYMITREDVEVVAAAVEQVLRAAEAAGGSPLATAT